CAACTATAAATCAAAACCCACTCCCAGTCCCTTCAATCGAGCTTTTATTCTGGCACACTTCCTGCATACCCCAGCAGTAATTAAATACTCACTATATGAACAGAAGACTGATAACCATCATTGATTACGAACGGTTACTTGCCCTCAAGGAGCTTGCCCTACTGACCACTGAGACTTCAGAGAATGTGAGAAAGCTCTATACTGAACTGATGCATGCCCACATGCTCAAACCCGGGTACATTTCTGAGAACGCCATCACCATGAACTCAAGAATTCTCTTGCGTGAGTTGCATACCGGCAGGCAGATAGATCTGACCATCACCTACCCCCGAGACTCGAATGCGATGGAACGTAGGGTTTCTGTATTCTCAGAAATCGGAACCGCCCTGCTCGGCAAACTGGTAGGCGATCGGGTTTCATGGAAAATCAAGGACCGAGAAGCCCACTTCGAAATTCTTGAAGTTCTCTACCAGCCCGAGGCTGTGGGTCATTTTAATCTATAAAAAGTAAAACATGGGTGATCAAAAGGCAAAATCCAATGCGCGCAGAAAGGGGAATCGACATCAAACGTCTATGCTCGAGTATTTCAAAATCCTCTTGCGCAAACTCAGTTTCAACTCACGGCTATTTAGAAAAGAATACCGAAAAACCTTCAGATACCTGGAGCCCTCCGATCAGGATCGACTGAGGGAATGGTTAAGAAAAGGACCGGAAAACACCAAAATCCAATAAAATTATGAAGTGGAAAAACATCCTCAACAAACAACAAAGTGCAGGACTGGCTATGGTTTCAGTATTCATCATGGTACTGGTCATCAGCATCATGAACAAAAGGCACGTATTGGACCTGGAATATTCCCTGACCACCATCTACGACGACCGACTGATGGCTGAGAATCACATTTTCAATCTCTCCAAGAAAATTTACCAGAAAAAAATTCTCCTCAACGTGGATGAAGACCGACTCATGATGAGCCGGATTCACATCAATGACTCCATCAACCTCCTCATTGCCGACTATGAAGAGACGAAGCTCACCATGGATGAAGCTTTTCAGCTGAAAAAGCTCAAGAGCAGTCTGGGGAAAGCCGAGCTGTTTGAAAATCAGTTCGTTTACAGCAGCTCCGCCGAACATCGAAACCTACTCAATCCAGAACTCAGGGCACAGTACGAAATCATACTCGCAGATCTGGAAGGATTGGCTATGCTTCAACTTCACGAGGGTCAAAAATTGATTGATCAGTCGCACCGGATAGCGGCGTCCAGCAATGTAACCACACGCCTGGAAGTGGGCCTACTGATCATTCTCGGACTCATGACGCACATCATCTTTGCGGCCAGACCTCCAGCTCCCAAGTATTCCTATTTTGACAACCTCAACTAACATCTAACCTAACGCATTCAATGAGTTTAAATTTAACTAGGATAAAATTGTCCTATATAGAAAAACATCTATATTTGTCTCCTGCAACGACTATGTTTTCAAAAGCATGTGAATATGGAATCCGGGCCACAATCTACGTGGCGGTACAGTCCCTTGAGGGAAAGCGGGCAAGCCTCAAGAGCATTGCTGCGGAGATAGAATCTCCTGTAGCATTTACCGCTAAAATATTACAGGACCTGGTTCGTAAGGGACTGATGCAGTCTGTGATGGGGCCTACCGGAGGGTTTGAAATGGACCAGCAAAAGCTGGACAGCATGAAACTAAGCCAGATAGTAGACGCCATAGATGGAGACTCCATCTACAAGGGTTGTGGGCTTGGAATGAAACAATGCGACGAGTCTAAGCCCTGCCCCGTTCATGACAAATTCGCCAAAGTGCGTGCTGACCTGCGAGAAATGCTCGAAAGCACGAACCTCCTCGGACTGGCCACCGAACTGGAAACCGGGAGCACGTTTTTGAAACGCTGAGAAAGAGCAGTCTGCAGTAGTTGACAGATGACAATACCCATGAGACCAATCATACAAATTGAAGACATCAAATTACTAGTAGACTGCTTCTACGGAAAGGTGCAGGAGGATGAGCTGCTTGCTCCCATATTCAATGGGCGCATCGCCGACAAATGGCCAGAGCACATGGAGAAAATGTATCGCTTCTGGCAGACAGTTTTGCTAGGAGAGCATACCTATCTGGGGAGCCCTTTTGCTCCTCACGCGCACTTACCTGTGGATCATACTCATTTCGAGCGTTGGCTCCAGCTTTTCTATGAGACCATTGATGGGCTCTTTGAAGGAGAAAAGGCCGAAGAGGCCAAATGGAGAGCTGGTAAAATGGCTGAAATGTTTCAACTGAAAATTGCCTATCGACAGCAACATGGCTTAACCTAACCCCGATAATACCATGCCCCTGAAACGTCATAAATCCCTGCAACCTCTCAGCCACGAACATCATCACAGCCTGCTCCTTTGCTGGAAAATAAGAATGGGTTTTCGTAAGCAGATAGAGCTGAAGCGGATCAAGCGCTATACAGACTGGTATTTCCATCAGCACATCAGCCCCCACTTCTCCCTGGAAGAACAGCACCTCTTCCCTATTTTGGGTATGGATCATCCTTCAGTAAAGAAAGCGCTAGCCGAGCATCGCAGACTCAAAAGATTGTTTACGGATGAGCATGAGTTCAAAAAGAACCTGAGCCGGATAGAGGAAGAACTCGAAAGTCACATCCGATTTGAGGAGCGGGTGCTCTTTCAGGAGATTCAACTACAGATCTCCAAACATCAGCTTGAACTCCCGGCAATCCTTCATCAGGAACTGCCATACGAAGAAAACACAAGTGACCCTTTTTGGGAATAAAATCAGGCTCGGTCGGCCTGGCGAGATTTCTCCACGCAAAATCCGGTGAATCACTTCATTTTTCTCACTTTTGCCTTCAAACATTGAAGTACAGATTACTCACGCATCATTTGGCCAAGTGGAAGTAAAGGGAAAAAGAAAGTTATTAAACAAGGCGAGCATACTGGAAGGTGCCAGCTCTACCAATCCGTTCGTATTCAGTCGGATGTTCCTGCTCTGGGCATTTCTAGGCCTGGTGGGTGGGCTCATCGCCGGTGTATACTGGATTACCCTAGAGTTTCTCACACATCAACTATCAATCTTTCAGGGTTGGCAGGTCATTCCGCTGATGGCTGGTGCAGGCTTACTTGCAGGGCTTATCATCCACTTCATCGGGGATCCGGGAGAAATCCAGCTGATTGTCAATAACATCCGATTCAATAAGGGTAAACTTGACCCTAAAAACAACCCTTCCATGATTCTTTCGTCACTCCTGTGTGTGGCTTCCGGAGGAAGTCTGGGACCTGAGGCTCCCCTGGTACAGGTGACAGGGTCCACGGGATCATGGCTGGGGAAAATACTCCGACTGAAGGGAGAAGAGTTGCGCTCACTCAGCATTGCTGGTATGGCCTCAGGATTCACAGCACTCTTTGGAGCACCACTTGGTGGCAGTCTCTTTTCTCTGGAGATACTCCATCACAAACATGTGGTGGAACATTACCAGGCCATCATCCCCGCCTTTGTGGCCAGCTGTTTCAGCTACGTCATCTTTGCCTTTGTGGTTCACCTGGGCCTCGGCCCCATTTGGGATCTCCCTGCCTACGAAATAGCAGACAAATTCGATTTTGCACTGGCAGTGTTCTTTGCCTTGTTTGCCACTGCCGTGGGCTGGGGGTTTATCTTTTTGACCAAAGGGTTGAAAGAACTCTTTCAAAAAGTAGTCTTCCCTATTTATGTAAAAACACTCATCGGAGGGATCATTCTTGGGACCATTGCATTCTATTTTCCTCTGACCCGATACTTTGGGCATGAGCAAACAAACCACTTGCTGGAGGGCCAGTTTACGCTATCGTTTTTAGTACTCCTCCTGTTATTTAAGATTCTCGCCATTTCAGTCACAGTGACCTCCGGGTGGCGAGGTGGCTTTATCATTCCGCTTTTCTTCACGGGGGCCACTCTTGGCCTGATCATCCACCACTTCATGCCCGGAGTGAGTATTTCCCTGACAGTGATCAGCTGCATGGCGGCCATCAATGTGTGCGTCACCCGTACACCACTGAGCACGACCATCCTTTTGGCCTCACTCACGGGATTTTCCTATTTCATCCCCATTCTGTTTGCCAGCCTGACAGGATATTTTCTGGCACCTAAAACTCCTTTTATCTCCTCTCAAATGGAAGAAAGCAAAAATCACAAGAGCGCTTAAAGCACATAACTGGATTCACAGAATCCCCTGTATCACAAAATCAACCACTATCGCATTTGGGCATTCTCAAACACTGAAGCATCCCACGAACTTTGCATCTCAATTTTTATTAGTTAGGATTCCTTACTATATTAGCGCTAGCAATATCGCTACACTCTAAAATCTCTTAAGCAATGAGTAAATCCATCTTTTATCATGCGGGATGTCCCGTTTGTGTCAGCGCAGAACATGACATCCTCAACCTACTTAATCCCAAAGAAGTTGAAGTAATCCATTTGGGTGAAGACAAAACAAAAATCGGTGATGCCGAAAAAATCGGAGTGAAATCCGTCCCTGCATTGGTGACGCCAAATGGCCATGTTTTACACATCAACTTTGGCGCAAGCATGGCTGATGTAAAAGGCTGATCATTTTTTGTCTTTAATAGTTAGGAGTCCTATGTTTACATACGACTCCTAACTTCATTCGTATGGCCAATTCCGTTTTTGACACCATCTATCAGCTGCAGAATGTAGAAAGCAAGATCATTGTATCATTAGAGCGCATATCAGAAGCTTTCAAAGTTCTACTATGGGAGGATAGTAAAACCCATGGACTCACGCCAATTCAGGTGCAAATACTGGTTTTTTGTTTGTTTCATTCTCCAGACAAGCGAAAGGGAAAACGACTCGCCTCCGAATTGAACGTCACCAAAGCCACAATCAGCGACGCTGTGAAAGCATTGGAGCAGAAAGGGTTAATCTCAAAAACGACAGAAACAGATGCACGTAGCTACATCATTGACCTTACCACACATGGAAAAGAAGTAGCCGAGAAGGTTTCCTTCTTCGCTAACCCGCTCCATTCACCCATCGAGCGTCTGTCAGAAGAAAAAAAAAGCATCTTATTAAGGAGTTTACTCGACCTTATTTCGAACCTGCAATCTGCTGGCATCATATCTATCAACAGGATGTGTCTTTCATGTAAATACTATGAGCCACGACAAGAGGATCATTATTGTCACCTGCTTCAAAAGAAGCTCTCGGATCAAGAACTTCGTATCGACTGCTCTGAACATGTATCTATTCATTAAACCCAGCAAATAACTCGCGTCCGATTTTCGATAACCTTTGTGAAAGCACTTCAGTAGTTCAAACCAATTGCAGAATACTTTCTGATCCACTATCATCTTTCACGGCTTCCCTATTGAAACAAGAAGCAACAGGATACGCAGGCAATGTTTATTGCCCTTCTGTAAAAAACTTCAGTTGGTTTTTATAATACATCAGGTCTTCCAGTTCAATTTCCGCAGCCTGCAGTGCTTTTTCGCTGTATTTCACAGCTTCCTTTTTCTCACCTAATTTGAAAAGCAGGGATGCATAGCTATCGTAATAAGTGGCACTCGGGTAACGATCCACCACACCTCGCATCCAGTTTTTGGCCTGGCTGAGGTGATCCTCATTGTCCACGAACAGATAAAATTTCCAGGCAAACTCGTTCAGCTGATCAGGATCCTCCACTTGCTGCTCCTGTACTACTTTCACGGCATTCTCGGCATACACCGGCCAGTTGGCTTTGAGGTCAGCCGCCTTCAGATTCACCAGTGATTGCAACTCACCTTTCTTATCAAAATCCACTTCGGACATCAGCTGGCGAAGTGCCTGAGTAGCAAACAATGTGAGGTCCTCACCCTCATAGATGGCGATAAGCTGATCTAACATGACGTCATGGATCTTCTGATCTACGGTATCTTTTCCATATTTAAGTCCATACATGTCGTGATAGGCCATCAGGTACTGAAAAGGCTCGCTGTACGGATCCGACACATTCAGATTGATCATGGCCCAGGCACTCTCCTCCATCCATTTGGAATGGGGCAACTCTGAAAAAAACGTCTCCACCAGCTTCGTCCGATTCAGACAGGCGTCGGCCAGCATGAGCGAGTAGTCCACCAAAAAATCTAACGAACGCTCCCCATCCTCAAAATGCTGCTCCATTTCGGAAAGGCTACCCGCCCCGAGAGCGGCCTTACCCAGGGTCATCAATTCATCAGTCTCTACAGCCCCACACCCACGATGTACGACCTCTCCATTGCCATCCAGAAACAACAACACCGGAAAAGAGCTCACTTCATACTCCTCGGCCAGCACAGCACCCGCTATGTCTTCCATGTCCATGCGGATATTGATGAAGTTGGAATTGAAAAAAGCACCAACCTCCCTATCCGTAAAAGTGTACTTCTCGAGAATCGCACAGGGCTGACTCCAGTCCGCATACCCCTCCAGGAAAATCAGTTTTCCGGACTTTTTGGATTGATCCAGTGCCTCAGCCCATGACAGGTCACTGAATTTCACCCCATCCTGCGCAGCAGCGCAATGGGTAATTAAAAGGACAAATGCAGAGAAAAAAAATGATTTACTCATAAGAAAGTATGTAATTTGAACCTAAAAATAAGTGAAATAAAGATAGCTCTCACACGCAATGTACATGAACGTCAAATATCTGATCTGCGCGCTTTTCCTAGGCTATGGACTCACCACCCTGGCCCAATCTACCTACGAAGCTGAGATCCGCCAATGGCAAAAAGAGCTCAATGAAGAGTTTTCTGATCCTGACAGCTCTCCATTGACAGCCAAAGAAATCAAGAAATTCAAAGGGCTGGAGTTTTACCCCATCAATGAGGCCTACCGCGTAGAAGCCACACTGGAAATTCTACAAAACCAGCAGCCCTTTACCATCCCTACCAGCTCGCAGCAGCAAAAGGTATTTGTGAAGTACGCCATTGCGCGCTTTGAGCTCCTGGGCCAGGCATTTGAGTTTCCGCTCTACCAGAGTCTGCAACTGCAGCAGTCTGAAGAATACAAAGACTATCTGTTTGCACCCTTCACGGATGAGACCAATGGATTTGAGACCTATGGCGGAGGCCGGTACATGGACCTGAGAATTCCTGAGGGCAATACCCTTATGATCGATTTTAACAAAGCCTATAATCCGAGCTGTGCCTACAGCCCCAACTACAACTGCCCGATACCCCCACGCGAAAATGACCTGACGCTGGAAGTCAAAGCCGGGGTAAAGGCCTGGGAAGACCACTAAACATTGGTGTACTCCGGCTTACTCCAGTGAAGAGTTCGTATCATTGCAGCTGGATTTTTAGGTATAAAAGGGGCAATTGATGAAAATACACATAAAAACACTTTTTGGGCTGGAGGAGATACTGGCGGAAGAAGTCAGGAAAATAGGTGGGCAAAATGTGGAAGTACAGAAACGATCCGTCTCCTGCGAGGGTGACATGCACTTTCTCTACAGCGCCAACCTGAACCTGCGTACCGCTCTGAAGGTACTGGTACCCGTGTACAACTTCACAGCCCGCACAGAGCAGCAGCTTTACGACCAGGTGATGCGGCATGACTGGTCTAAGTACCTGAACATCAACCAGACTTTTGCCATTGACAACACGGTGTTTTCAGAGTTCTTCAGGCACTCTCAGTATGCCGCACTGAAGACCAAAGATGCCATAGTAGATCAGTTCAGAAACCGCACAGGTAAGCGGCCTTCCGTGGACATCAAAACCCCGGACATTCAGTTTGACCTGTATGGCTTCAAAGATCAGTTTACCATCTCACTGGACAGCTCCGGAGACACGCTGAACCGACGTGGCTACCGTGAGCCGGGACATGAGGCTCCTCTCAATGAAGTGCTGGGTGCTGGCCTCCTCCACCTGGCAGGGTGGAATAAGTCTATTCCGCTGATCGACCCCATGTGTGGCACAGGCACCATCCTGATAGAAGCTGCAATGATGGGCCAAAACATTCCGCCACAGATCAACCGACATGATTTCGGGTTTAAAAACTGGAGCAACTTCCACCCTACCGTTTGGAACCAGGTGGTATCAGAAGCCAAAGCCGGCATCCGTAAGGCGCAGCTGAACATCACGGGGGGAGACATAGATGGAGATGCGGTACTGATGGTGAACAAATCGCTGCGAAAGTTTAAGCTCAGCGACTCGGTGACGGTCACCCGACAGGATGTACGGGATCACCGACCCAAAACACCCGATGGCATGATCATCAGCAACCCACCCTATGGGGAGCGGATAGGCCGCGAAAACACCAACGACTTTTACAAATCCATAGGCGATGTGCTCAAAAACAATTTTACGGGATTTGATGCGTGGCTGATGAGCTCCAACATGGAGGCATTCAAGCACATCAAACTGAGGGCATCCAAGAAGATTGTGCTCTTCAATGGTCCTCTGGAGTGTAAGTTTCAGAAGTACGAGATGTACAGAGGAAGTAAGGAGGAGGCTAAGTAATAGAACAATATTAGCTCTGACAAGGCATTGAAGACAGATGGTCGCAGTAACAATCTGAGTTACCCATGGACCATCTATACTTTCCTTAAGGGAGGCTTAGAATGATTTAAAAAACCATATTGGATCTCCAACTAATCAGCTATCTACTCTTCATTTTCTTTGCTTGGCCCGGGCCGCGTAGGCAAAGAAAACAATTGGTGATCCCACAAAATGGCACCAACCTGGCCGGTCGCACGCAAAAAATCCCTTGAACTCATCCTCGATTCTGCTCACTTACTTTAATTTATTCAAGTTCAAGAGGATTCACACTTGTCCCGGCCGGGCAAGGCTTGGATGGCCACCCCTCCTTTACGCCCTTCCGCAAGCCGCATAGACAAAGAATACCAGCAAAGCCCATTGTAGAAAAAAAGTGGAATTACCCACACAGATATTGCTTGATCCCAGTTCGAGGCTAAGTAATCTTACCACCTCTAAACACTACTGCGAGAAATGGGTTGTTGAAAGGGTAAACCAACAAACAATCTATGCAAGCCGACTCACTCGCCCAAGCCACCAAAAAGATGGCGCAGGAAATCAAATCTGAAATGAAGGCGCCTGTGGAGCACATCACCGAGAAGGTGGATAGCTGGATGGATGGCTTTCTGTCCATGCTCCCCAACATGGCTGTGGCACTGGTGCTCTTCATCATCTTTTTGATCTGTGCCAAAGCCTTTCAAAAGGTGTTTTTGAAGCTCTTCAGGAAGTCTTCTGAAAACCAGGCACTGGAAAACCTCTTTGGTACGATCGTCTACTACATTGTGCTGGGTACAGGTATTTTCATCATTCTGGGCGTACTCCAGCTGGACAAGGCCGTCACTTCACTGTTGGCCGGTGTGGGGGTGGTGGGGCTGGCCCTCGGGTTTGCCTTTCAGGACATTGCCGCGAACTTTGTATCCGGTATCATCCTCGCCTTCAGGACACCCTTCCGCATAGGGGATATCGTGAAAATAGGTGATTACATGGGTGCCGTCAGTCGGACGAACCTGCGGGTGTCGGTGATCAGGACCTTTCAGGGTCAGGAAGTATACATCCCCAACAAAGATGTGCTGCAGAGTCCTATTGAGAACTTCACCATACTGGGGGAGCGCCGGATAGATCTGGCAGTGGGCGTATCCTATGGTGATGACCTGGAAAAGGTAGAACAACTGGTAAGAGAGACCATCAGCAACCTGGAAGGTGTGGTACGAAAGGAGGACCTCATCTTTACATATACGGCCTTCGGGGATAGCTCCATCAACTTTGAGGTGAAGTTTTGGATACTGTATCCGGATCAGCCGGGGTATCTCACCATGCTGAGCAAGGCGATCAAAGCTATTAAGAGCGCGTTTGATCAGAATGACATCACGATACCATTCCCTATTCGTACGCTGGACTTTGGGATCAAAGGTGGAGAGAAGCTCTCCGCGATGCAGCTGAATACGGGCAATGCACCGAGCTAGCCATTGGCTATGGAATGAATCGGCTGGCTGACTAGACGGGATGGTGGGCAGTGCCAGGGCATGTGCGGACAGCCCGACTATCGGTAGTGCTGGCTATGGGGGTTCTCTCCTAAAAATCCTTGTAATGGAATCATTTGAGGGGAGTAATATGTTACTATCTTTGCCGACCATTCAGTTAGAGAATGGGGTTGCACTTGGGGTCGACCGGAATCGACAGGGAGTGTAAATGATATGCTTGCATGCAGGCGCATGGGATGAGCGCCTTGATCAATAGTTCCAAAACACATTTGGCGAATCTAATTACGCCATGGCAGCTTAATCATTACTTAAATGTGATGATTTACCAGGGTTGAGGCCAAAGCCTCCCCCTGCCACATCCCTCCAAGTCTCTGTCCTTTAGGCTGGAATAAGGGGTGTCGAACTTTAGGACTAGTGTGGGTGAGGCTACTAAGCCCATGCGAAACTCCAGTGGCTGGTAGGTTCGGTAGGTTGTTATTCACCGGCTGGCCTGCGAGATCAAACGAATAACTAAGCATGTAGAGGGTCTATTGTTTCCTTTGCTGGACGAGGGTTTGAAGATTCGGACCCATCTGCCAGGGATGGTAGATTAAAAATTGGGTGAATTGCAAGAAGCCTACGTATGAAAAGTCATATATGGTAATTTGCAGCCAAGCTTCAGGGAAGACTGAAGAAGGTTCAGAGACTAGGGACACTAAGGTGAGCCCACAGCGCCCAACACCTGGAACAGGTGATGACATAGTCCGATCCCAGAAGAAATTCTGGATAGATAAACTGCTTGAATCCTGTTAATTTCGATGAATGAATTGGAGTTATATCTCAGGATTTTTTGATGCTGATGGTTCTATTCAATTGAATAGGATACATAGAAATCAGCTCCCAAGCCCGGTAATGACCTTTCACAACAATGAACGAGTCATCCTGGAGCTTATCAAAGCGTTTATCTATGATGAGCTTAATGTAAACGGTACTATTGTTACCAAGAAGAAAAAAGGATATGCCGATCAGTTTGAACTTAGGTACTCTTACTTTTCAAAATTTAAGGCCATAGTTGGTGAGTTGGTTATTCATCACCCTCGGAAATTGAAGAGAATAGAGTTTATCCAAAAGTATCAAGGTCTGAGTAAGAGAAATGGTAAATATTCTAATCAAGAGCTTGAAACAATAGCATCATTACTTAAGCAATGGGAATAGCGAATCCCTCCGACTCCACTCAAAAAGCTCACCGAAACGGTGGGCTTTTTGTGTTTTAAGGAAAGGCAATACCCCATCCTCCCTCCACAACCTTGTCCTATCCACGAATCCAAAAAAGACCGCCATCTTCTTTTAGTCCTGTTTCAAATTCTTTTAAAATAGCCATGGCTAACTCTAGGTCAATATCTTTTGATAACGCCCACTGACGTGCAATTCCTGACGAATCGGCATTCGATAACTGTTCTTCCATGAGGCTCAAGATTCTATTTGAAAGTGTTTCTGATTTAAGCAGGTACTCCCGTGCCTTACGCCCCAACACTCTAGCTGAGATTTTCAGCTGGCCCGCTGTTTCGTCCAATTGATCAAGTAAATCAAAATGAGATTCGACAATGTCATCCCAATCATGCTCATAGGATAATTCTATAATTTTCAGGATATCCGTTAGGTCATTATCCCTTTCTTCAGGACGATCACTCCAAGCTACCAACTTTAAAATGATCATCCCTGCCAGTGGTGGTATTTTGGCTACTTTGTCCTCTATGAGGATTTCGATGGCATCTTCCAACACCTCTCTTAGCCCCAACACATGTAAATCAGAATATCTTTTGTTAAATGATTCAGTATCATTTTCCTCGATCTTACCAAATGGAAGAAGGTCAATTGCTACGTCATATTTCTCGTGATACAAAGTCCATGGTGCCTCCACGCTGTTAAATCCATATTCCTTGAGATCAGACACAATATGATCATACTCAGCCATCGAAGATAGCATTAGAGCAAAATCAATATCTCTGGTGCCACGAGGAGGCTTCTTACCTTCATTAAGGAATTCTAAGGCAATAGCTGTCGCCCCAATAAGATAGTAGGGTATGTCTTCTTTCACCAATACTTTATCGATGATATCGAACACCTCCTTAAAATAGGGTAGTGCTAACTCTTTATATGTTTGGCCTGATGTGCTCATTCCATATCATTTCAGCAGTTTCTCTGCATCGCTTATTATTTTTCAACTTTAGATCCGCATATACTAGTAATGGAGGTGCTGTTTGATGTTGCTTCTCTTGATTCATACCCCAAAACATTTCAAATAGCTCCAATTCACCTTTCTGATCAGGTCTTAATTTGTAAGTCTTAATGAAATCTGTTCGGTTCTTTTTTGTGAAAAGAATGTATTGTTCTGGACGCAAATAGTTAGTCAGAATATCTCCTGCCGGCTCACCTCCCCATGCTTCTTCAAACTCATTTAATTCCAATTCCTGCCAATGAGTTGGCAGATGAAATCTTCCAATCAAAAGCTGAGGTTTTAAGGTGATTTCATATTCAGTGATCCATCTATCAATTAATTCTTCCTTCCTCTCCCATATATACGTTTTTCGATCTCTTTGAAGAAGATACCCTGTATCCTTCAGCCCGTTCATGACAAGTGGAATATTGCCTAAAGCAACCCCTGTTTCTTCGGCTATCAATCTTTGAGGGTGATTTACATTGTCCTTATGGAGTAATAAATAGAATAAAACCTTTAATCCTGTTTTGGTAAAAGCTCTATTACCGGTTTCCTTTTTTGTTTCTTCCCTTCTATTTGTATCTATCCAAAGCCAGAATGAATCCTTCTTAATAAAAACATTTCCATTGGTTTCCAGATAGGGGATGTTTAGTTCACGAAGCTCGGTTTTAACCTTTGGGAAAATCCGTTCTGCGATTAAAAGCACATTATTGAATTGCTTTTGATATTTGAGGAGCTGATTAACCTGATGAGGTCGCACTTCCGTTTTTACTTCGACATAATAATGGAAATTCTCATCATTTATCACAAAGTCAACTTCACCATCTATATCATTCCTGTCAGTCCACTTTCCGGTGATCCCCGTTTCTTTTTCGAGGTTTTCAAGTGCAATATTTACTATTTCCCTTTGCATTATGTTCACAAATATAATCTGTTCACGATACGTGAACAAGAAAAAAACGTGAACAAATTTTATCAATTCCTCTTATCAGCAGCTTGATGTGAGAAGGAAACAATATTCAGCATCTCTCTCAGTTTACTCCTTATCCTACTTCCATACATTCTCTCAACCTCATTACTATCAAGATTTGTTGTTATGTGAGTGAACATTTTATGTGAGATGAAATAATCATAGCGTGAGGAGTATGTAAGCCATA
This Marinoscillum sp. 108 DNA region includes the following protein-coding sequences:
- a CDS encoding Rrf2 family transcriptional regulator; its protein translation is MSYIEKHLYLSPATTMFSKACEYGIRATIYVAVQSLEGKRASLKSIAAEIESPVAFTAKILQDLVRKGLMQSVMGPTGGFEMDQQKLDSMKLSQIVDAIDGDSIYKGCGLGMKQCDESKPCPVHDKFAKVRADLREMLESTNLLGLATELETGSTFLKR
- a CDS encoding thioredoxin family protein gives rise to the protein MSKSFFFSAFVLLITHCAAAQDGVKFSDLSWAEALDQSKKSGKLIFLEGYADWSQPCAILEKYTFTDREVGAFFNSNFINIRMDMEDIAGAVLAEEYEVSSFPVLLFLDGNGEVVHRGCGAVETDELMTLGKAALGAGSLSEMEQHFEDGERSLDFLVDYSLMLADACLNRTKLVETFFSELPHSKWMEESAWAMINLNVSDPYSEPFQYLMAYHDMYGLKYGKDTVDQKIHDVMLDQLIAIYEGEDLTLFATQALRQLMSEVDFDKKGELQSLVNLKAADLKANWPVYAENAVKVVQEQQVEDPDQLNEFAWKFYLFVDNEDHLSQAKNWMRGVVDRYPSATYYDSYASLLFKLGEKKEAVKYSEKALQAAEIELEDLMYYKNQLKFFTEGQ
- a CDS encoding thioredoxin family protein, whose amino-acid sequence is MSKSIFYHAGCPVCVSAEHDILNLLNPKEVEVIHLGEDKTKIGDAEKIGVKSVPALVTPNGHVLHINFGASMADVKG
- a CDS encoding chloride channel protein, with translation MPSNIEVQITHASFGQVEVKGKRKLLNKASILEGASSTNPFVFSRMFLLWAFLGLVGGLIAGVYWITLEFLTHQLSIFQGWQVIPLMAGAGLLAGLIIHFIGDPGEIQLIVNNIRFNKGKLDPKNNPSMILSSLLCVASGGSLGPEAPLVQVTGSTGSWLGKILRLKGEELRSLSIAGMASGFTALFGAPLGGSLFSLEILHHKHVVEHYQAIIPAFVASCFSYVIFAFVVHLGLGPIWDLPAYEIADKFDFALAVFFALFATAVGWGFIFLTKGLKELFQKVVFPIYVKTLIGGIILGTIAFYFPLTRYFGHEQTNHLLEGQFTLSFLVLLLLFKILAISVTVTSGWRGGFIIPLFFTGATLGLIIHHFMPGVSISLTVISCMAAINVCVTRTPLSTTILLASLTGFSYFIPILFASLTGYFLAPKTPFISSQMEESKNHKSA
- a CDS encoding DUF1684 domain-containing protein, with product MNVKYLICALFLGYGLTTLAQSTYEAEIRQWQKELNEEFSDPDSSPLTAKEIKKFKGLEFYPINEAYRVEATLEILQNQQPFTIPTSSQQQKVFVKYAIARFELLGQAFEFPLYQSLQLQQSEEYKDYLFAPFTDETNGFETYGGGRYMDLRIPEGNTLMIDFNKAYNPSCAYSPNYNCPIPPRENDLTLEVKAGVKAWEDH
- a CDS encoding group III truncated hemoglobin, whose product is MRPIIQIEDIKLLVDCFYGKVQEDELLAPIFNGRIADKWPEHMEKMYRFWQTVLLGEHTYLGSPFAPHAHLPVDHTHFERWLQLFYETIDGLFEGEKAEEAKWRAGKMAEMFQLKIAYRQQHGLT
- a CDS encoding GreA/GreB family elongation factor, which gives rise to MNRRLITIIDYERLLALKELALLTTETSENVRKLYTELMHAHMLKPGYISENAITMNSRILLRELHTGRQIDLTITYPRDSNAMERRVSVFSEIGTALLGKLVGDRVSWKIKDREAHFEILEVLYQPEAVGHFNL
- a CDS encoding MarR family winged helix-turn-helix transcriptional regulator, which codes for MANSVFDTIYQLQNVESKIIVSLERISEAFKVLLWEDSKTHGLTPIQVQILVFCLFHSPDKRKGKRLASELNVTKATISDAVKALEQKGLISKTTETDARSYIIDLTTHGKEVAEKVSFFANPLHSPIERLSEEKKSILLRSLLDLISNLQSAGIISINRMCLSCKYYEPRQEDHYCHLLQKKLSDQELRIDCSEHVSIH
- a CDS encoding hemerythrin domain-containing protein, whose amino-acid sequence is MPLKRHKSLQPLSHEHHHSLLLCWKIRMGFRKQIELKRIKRYTDWYFHQHISPHFSLEEQHLFPILGMDHPSVKKALAEHRRLKRLFTDEHEFKKNLSRIEEELESHIRFEERVLFQEIQLQISKHQLELPAILHQELPYEENTSDPFWE